In Streptomyces sp. NBC_00683, the DNA window CCGGGCCGGCTCGAAGTCGTACGGTCCAGCCCCACCGTCGTCCTTGACGCCGCCCACAACCCGGCAGGCGCCCTTGCCGCCTCCGCGGGGATCTCCGAGGCCTTCAGCTTCTCCCGGCTCATCGGGGTCGTCGGCGCCAGCGAGGGCAAGGACGTCCGAGGGCTCCTCGAAGGCTTCGAACCGGTCTTCGCCGAGGTCGTCGTCACCCAGAACTCCAGCCCGCGCGCGATGGACGCGGACGAGCTGGCCGCGGTCGCCGTCGAGGTCTTCGGCAACGAGCGCGTGCAGGTCGAGCCCCGCCTCGACGACGCGCTGGAAGCCGCCATCACCCTCGCCGAGGAGGACGCGGAGTACGCGGGTGCCGGAGTCCTGGTGACCGGTTCCGTGATCACGGTCGGCGAGGCCCGGCTGCTTCTGGGAAGGCGCTGACCTGTGCGTACGCTCTGTGCATCGACGCTGATCGGCGAGTTCTTCGTGATCGGCTTCGCCGGACTCGTTGCGATGAAGTCCGACGACATGTCCATGGCCACGGTCTGGACGGTCTGCGGCATCGGCATGCTGCTGTCCGTCCTGCTCTGCGGTGTCATCACCCGCCCCGGCGGGATACAGCTCGGCTGGGCGCTGCAGATCGCCCTGGTGCTGAGCGGTTTCGTCGTCCCGATGATGTTCATCCTCGGCCTGGTCTTCGGAGCGCTGTGGTGGGCCTCGGTGCACTACGGCCGCAAGATCGACGAGGCGAAGGCGCGGTGGGCGGCGCAGGCCGAGGCCCAGGAGGGCACAGAGGCTCCGGCCTGAAGATGACGCAGCGTAAGCCCGGCCGTCGGCCCGTTCCCGTGCCCCTGTAATCTCGCCTCACCGCACCCGCAGTCTGCAAGGAGCCGCACATGACTCAGCGCACCCTCGTCCTTCTCAAGCCGGATGCCGTACGGCGTGGGCTGATCGGCGAGATCGTCGGCCGCATCGAACGCAAGGCCGGCTGGACGATCACCGCGCTGGAGCTGCGCACGCTCGACCAGGAGACCCTGGAGCAGCACTACGGCGAGCACAAGGGCCGCCCGTTCTACGAGCCGCTCGTCGAGTTCATGGCCTCCGGCCCCGTCGTCGCTCTCGTGGCCGAGGGCGAGCGGATCATCGAGGGTGTTCGCGCCCTTGCCGGACCCACCGACCCGATCGCCGCCGCGCCCGGATCGATCCGTGGCGACTTCGGGACGGTCACCCGGGAGAACCTCATCCACGCCTCGGACTCCGAGGAGTCCGCAGAGCGAGAACTGAAGCTTTTCTTTCCCGGACTTTCCTGACTTCGGCTCGGCCAATCAGCGCTCATGACCTGGGGCGACCGAAGTAATTCGGTCGCCCTTCGGCATAGGGTCCCGGATCGCGGGAACGCATCCCTCCGACGTAACGTCACCATGGGTGGGACGGGCAGCCGTTCCGCTCACATTGGCGAAGGACCCTCGCGCTGTGTCCGTGCTCACGGCACTACGATGGAAGCTTCCACGCCCGCAGCGCCAACCCTCGCCTACCTAAAACAAGCCATTCTTCGCTTCTTGGGAAGGCCCGACGCATCCTCATGGGGAACAAGGGGAACTCAATGTCGTTCATCGGCCGTGACATGGCTATCGACCTCGGGACTGCCAACACGCTGGTGTACGTCAGGGGGCGCGGCATCGTTCTGAACGAGCCGTCCGTCGTGGCCATCAACACCAACACCGGCGGAATCCTGGCGGTCGGCTCCGAGGCCAAGAAGATGATCGGCCGTACGCCGGGCAACATCGTTGCCGTACGGCCTCTGAAGGACGGCGTGATCGCCGACTTCGAGATCACGGAGCGCATGCTCCGCTACTTCATCCTCAAGATCCACAAGCGCCGCTACCTGGCCCGCCCGCGGGTCGTCGTCTGTGTGCCCTCCGGCATCACAGGGGTCGAGCGACGCGCCGTCATCGAGGCGTCGACGCAGGCCGGCGCCCGCCAGGTGCACATCATCGAAGAGCCCATGGCCGCGGCCATCGGCTCCGGCCTGCCGGTCCACGAGGCCACCGGCAACATGGTCGTCGACATCGGTGGCGGCACCACCGAGGTCGCGGTGATCTCGCTCGGCGGAATCGTCACTGCCCAGTCGATCCGGGTCGCCGGTGACGAGCTGGACAACGCGATCATCCAGCACATCAAGAAGGAGTACTCGCTCCTCCTCGGTGAGCGCACCGCCGAACAGATCAAGATCACGATCGGCTCGGCGTTCGACCTCGAGAAGGAGGAGCACACGGAGATCCGCGGGCGCGACCTCGTCTCCGGGCTGCCCAAGACCGTGGTCATCTCCGCCACGGAGGTCCGCAAGGCCATCGAGGAGCCGGTCAACGCGATCGTCGACGCCGTGAAGACGACGCTCGACAAGTGCCCGCCGGAGCTCTCCGGCGATGTCATGGACCGCGGCATCGTCCTCACCGGTGGCGGCGCGCTCCTGCGCGGCCTCGACGAGCGGCTGCGCCACGAGACGGGCATGCCGATCCACATCGCCGAGGACCCGCTGGACTCGGTGGCGCTCGGATCCGGCAAGTGCGTCGAGGAGTTCGAGGCGCTCCAGCAGGTGCTGGACGCCCAGCCCCGACGGTAGAACCCGACGTTCCGCCGTACGGGTGCTGCCGCTCCCGTACGGCGGAACGTTGATATACAGGCACCAATATTCCGACGAGGAAGGCACGGCCGCCGCACGTGAGGGACACACGAGAGAGCCGGCTGCTCCTGGTGCTGCTGATCGCCATCGCGTTCGCTTTGATCACGGTGGACATCCGCGGTGGCGAGGAGTCGCCGGTCGACGGCGCCCGGCAGGCCGCCGCCACGGTCTTCGGACCGGTCGAGAACGGCGTAGCAGCGGCGGTGGACCCGGTGGGCAACGCCATAGGCGCCGTACGGGACTCCGGTGACAGGCACGACCGGATCGCGGCCCTGGAGCAGGAGAACGCCGCGCTGAAGGCGAAACTGGGCAGCGACGACCGCAACAGCAGCAAGGTCCGCCAGCTCGACAGCATGCTCAAGGCCGCAGGGGCCGGCCAGTACGGCATCAAGGGCGCCGAGGTCATCGCCATAGGAGCGGCCCAGGGCTTCTCCTGGACGATCACCATCGACGCGGGGTCCAACGACGGCCTCAAGCGCGACATGACCGTACTCAACGGTGAGGGGCTCGTCGGCCGCGTCACCACCGTCGGTCCGAACACCGCGACCGTCCTGCTGGCCAACGACCCCGACTTCACCGTCGGCACCCGGATGGAGAAGACCGACGAGCTCGGCTTCGCCACCGGACAGGGATCCCGGCCGCTGTCGGTCCAGTTCCTCAACGGCAAGGCGAAGGTGAAGAAGGGCGACCGGCTGGTCACCTTCGGGTCCAGCAAGGACAAGCCCTTCGTCCCCGGCGTCCCGGTCGGCGAAGTGGTCCGCGTCGACCCGTCGGGCGGCGACCTGACCAGGACCGTCTACGTCCGCCCGTACGTCGGCTTCACCAAGCTCGACATCGTCGGCATCGTCGTCCAGGCACCCCGTGAGGACCCCCGCGACATGGTGCTGCCGAAGCAGCCCAAGAAGCCGGAGAAGCCGAAGCCCACCCCGACCGTCACCGTCACGGTCCAGCCGAACGGCGACCTGGTCGACGGCAGCGGCAAGGTCGTCGGGAACATCCACGAGAAGCCCGACGCGGACGCCTCCGGGAACGCCGACGCGAACGCGACCGGCAACGCAGACCCGAATGCGACCGGCAACGCCGACAACGCGGCCGACGAGCAGGAATAGAGCTGATCCCCATGCGCTTCAACCGGACTCTGCTCTCCGTCACCCTGGTCGTGGTCGCCCTCGTCGTCCAGGTCTCCGTACTCGCCCGCCTCCAGCTCCCCGGCGCCACCCCCGACCTGCTGCTGCTCGTCGTGCTCGGACTCGCCTTCGTGTACGGGCACGTCAGCGGCGCGCTCATCGGCTTCGGCGCGGGCCTCCTCGCCGACCTGGCGCCGCCCGCGGACCACGCCGCGGGGCGCTACGCCCTGGTGCTCTGCGTCATCGGGTACCTCGCCGGTCTGGTCCGCCCCGAGAACGGCCAGCTCAAGTCGGCCTTCGCCCCGATGGCCGTCGTCGTCGCCGCGGCGATCGGGTCGACCCTGCTGTACGCCGGTGTCGGCGCCCTCGTCGACGACACGGCGGCCCGCCATGTGGGGCTGGGCAGCCTGCTGTTCACCGCCGCCGTGTACGACCTGCTCCTCGCGCCGTTCACCGTTCCGCTGATCATGGCGCTCGCCAGACGCACCGAGAACGATCCGATCGCCGACAGCTCCGGTGGCGGCGATGTCGCCGCCGGCTGGCTGGCCTCGGGTACCGGGCTGCGGATCGGCAGCCAGCGGGGCGGACTGCGCGTCAAGGCCGCCCGTAACCGCGCCGCACGCGCAGGAAGGATCAAGGGGGTCAAGCGACTGTGAGCAACATCCCGGAGACGGGCCGGACCCAGCGGGTCCAGATCCGTCTCGTCGTCATCCAGGTCCTCGTCTTCTCCCTGCTCCTGACGCTCGGCGGCCGGCTCTGGTACCTCCAGATCCGCAACGGCCAGGAGTACACCGACGAAGCCAAGAACAACCACGTCCAACAGGTCGTCCAGCCCGCCGTCCGAGGCGCAATCCTCGACGCGCGCGGCGTACCCCTCGCCGACAACGAGACCCGCCTCGTCGTCTCCGCCAGCCGCACCGAGCTGATGAAGATGAAGGACGACGGCGTCGGCGTCCTCACCCGGCTCGCCGGAGTCCTGGACATGAAGCCCAAGGACGTCCGGGACAAGGTCCGGCTCTGCGACGCCAAGACCCCGCAGCCCTGCTGGAACGGCTCGCCCTACCAGCCGATCCCGGTCACCGACGAGGCCACCACCCAGCAGGCCCTCACCATCCGTGAGCGTGCCGAGGACTTCCCCGGCATCACCGCCGAACCCACCGCCGTACGCCGTTACGCCGCGCCCGGCAAGGCCAACACCGCCCAGGTGCTCGGCTACCTCTCGCCCGTCACCGACGAAGAGGTCACCAAGGCCCAGGACAGCGACTCGCCCTACCTCCGCTCCGACCAGGTCGGCCGCTCCGGCCTGGAGCGCACGTACGACAAGGAGCTGCGCGGCAAGGCCGGCGTCACCCGCTACGAGGTCGACAACCTCGGCCGTGTCATCGGCCAGGCGCAGAACGACGAGGCCGAGCCCGGGGCCAGCGTCGTCACCTCCATCGACGCCCGGGTCCAGGCCGTCGCCGAGTACGAGCTCAACAAGGCGATGGAGACGGCCCGCAAGGAGATGGACCGCAACACCAACGAGCTCTACAAGGCGGACTCCGGTGCCGTCGTCGTCATGGAGGCCAAGACGGGCCGCATCGTCTCGATGGCCTCGCTGCCGACCTACGACCCCAACGCCTGGATCGGCGGCATCTCCGCCAAGGACTACGCGAAGCTCACCGGCAAGAAGTCCAACTTCCCGCTGCTGAACCGTGCCATCCAGGGAACCGCGGCCCCCGGGTCGATCTTCAAGGTCATCTCCTCGACCGCCGCGGTCAACGCCGGATACGAATTCGACGGCAACTACCCGTGCCCGAGCTCGTACTCCATCGGCGGCCAGGTCTTCAAGAACTTCGAGTCCCAGGGCTACGGCAGCATCAGCCTCGGCCGCGCCCTGGAGGTCTCCTGCGACACCGTCTACTACGGTCTCGCGCACAGGGAGTGGCAGAAGGACGGCGGCAACAAGCCGAAGAAGAACACCAACGACTGGTTCTACAAGACCGCGCACCAGTTCGGCCTCGGCAAGGAGACCGGCATCGACCTCCCCAACGAGGTCCCCGGCCGTGTCCCCGACCGCCAGTGGAAGCAGAACTTCTACGACGCCAACAAGACCTCCTGGTGCAAGCAGGGCAAGAAGGACGGCACGTACGTCGAGAAGATCGCGTACGAAGGCTGCCTCGAGGGCTACAAGATGCGCGCCGGTGACTCCGTCAACTACTCGATCGGCCAGGGCGACACGCTCGTCACCCCGATCCAGATGGCGACCATCTACTCCGCGATCTCCAACGGCGGCACGCTCTACGACCCGGCCGTCGGCAAGGCCGTCATCAGCGGCGACGGCAAGACGGTCCAGGAGATCAAGCCCCAGGCGCACGGCAAGCTGCCCTTCAAGGGCGACACGCGCGACAAAATAGACGAAGCCCTCGCGGGAGTCGCGACCCGGGGCAGCGCCGCCTGGCGATTCGGCGGTTGGCCCCAGGACAAGATCCCGATGCACGCCAAGACGGGCACGGCCGAGGTCTACGGCAAGCAGACGACCT includes these proteins:
- a CDS encoding DUF4233 domain-containing protein, which gives rise to MRTLCASTLIGEFFVIGFAGLVAMKSDDMSMATVWTVCGIGMLLSVLLCGVITRPGGIQLGWALQIALVLSGFVVPMMFILGLVFGALWWASVHYGRKIDEAKARWAAQAEAQEGTEAPA
- the ndk gene encoding nucleoside-diphosphate kinase → MTQRTLVLLKPDAVRRGLIGEIVGRIERKAGWTITALELRTLDQETLEQHYGEHKGRPFYEPLVEFMASGPVVALVAEGERIIEGVRALAGPTDPIAAAPGSIRGDFGTVTRENLIHASDSEESAERELKLFFPGLS
- the mreC gene encoding rod shape-determining protein MreC; the encoded protein is MRDTRESRLLLVLLIAIAFALITVDIRGGEESPVDGARQAAATVFGPVENGVAAAVDPVGNAIGAVRDSGDRHDRIAALEQENAALKAKLGSDDRNSSKVRQLDSMLKAAGAGQYGIKGAEVIAIGAAQGFSWTITIDAGSNDGLKRDMTVLNGEGLVGRVTTVGPNTATVLLANDPDFTVGTRMEKTDELGFATGQGSRPLSVQFLNGKAKVKKGDRLVTFGSSKDKPFVPGVPVGEVVRVDPSGGDLTRTVYVRPYVGFTKLDIVGIVVQAPREDPRDMVLPKQPKKPEKPKPTPTVTVTVQPNGDLVDGSGKVVGNIHEKPDADASGNADANATGNADPNATGNADNAADEQE
- the mrdA gene encoding penicillin-binding protein 2; the encoded protein is MSNIPETGRTQRVQIRLVVIQVLVFSLLLTLGGRLWYLQIRNGQEYTDEAKNNHVQQVVQPAVRGAILDARGVPLADNETRLVVSASRTELMKMKDDGVGVLTRLAGVLDMKPKDVRDKVRLCDAKTPQPCWNGSPYQPIPVTDEATTQQALTIRERAEDFPGITAEPTAVRRYAAPGKANTAQVLGYLSPVTDEEVTKAQDSDSPYLRSDQVGRSGLERTYDKELRGKAGVTRYEVDNLGRVIGQAQNDEAEPGASVVTSIDARVQAVAEYELNKAMETARKEMDRNTNELYKADSGAVVVMEAKTGRIVSMASLPTYDPNAWIGGISAKDYAKLTGKKSNFPLLNRAIQGTAAPGSIFKVISSTAAVNAGYEFDGNYPCPSSYSIGGQVFKNFESQGYGSISLGRALEVSCDTVYYGLAHREWQKDGGNKPKKNTNDWFYKTAHQFGLGKETGIDLPNEVPGRVPDRQWKQNFYDANKTSWCKQGKKDGTYVEKIAYEGCLEGYKMRAGDSVNYSIGQGDTLVTPIQMATIYSAISNGGTLYDPAVGKAVISGDGKTVQEIKPQAHGKLPFKGDTRDKIDEALAGVATRGSAAWRFGGWPQDKIPMHAKTGTAEVYGKQTTSWFATYTKEYSIVMTISQGGTGSGASGPAVRNIYNALYGLDSAGKQDLKKALLPKPQKALPKIQPDGQIESPKIKPYVPEPPAEEGTQALALAGVPWRRD
- a CDS encoding rod shape-determining protein, whose translation is MSFIGRDMAIDLGTANTLVYVRGRGIVLNEPSVVAINTNTGGILAVGSEAKKMIGRTPGNIVAVRPLKDGVIADFEITERMLRYFILKIHKRRYLARPRVVVCVPSGITGVERRAVIEASTQAGARQVHIIEEPMAAAIGSGLPVHEATGNMVVDIGGGTTEVAVISLGGIVTAQSIRVAGDELDNAIIQHIKKEYSLLLGERTAEQIKITIGSAFDLEKEEHTEIRGRDLVSGLPKTVVISATEVRKAIEEPVNAIVDAVKTTLDKCPPELSGDVMDRGIVLTGGGALLRGLDERLRHETGMPIHIAEDPLDSVALGSGKCVEEFEALQQVLDAQPRR
- the mreD gene encoding rod shape-determining protein MreD encodes the protein MRFNRTLLSVTLVVVALVVQVSVLARLQLPGATPDLLLLVVLGLAFVYGHVSGALIGFGAGLLADLAPPADHAAGRYALVLCVIGYLAGLVRPENGQLKSAFAPMAVVVAAAIGSTLLYAGVGALVDDTAARHVGLGSLLFTAAVYDLLLAPFTVPLIMALARRTENDPIADSSGGGDVAAGWLASGTGLRIGSQRGGLRVKAARNRAARAGRIKGVKRL